A stretch of DNA from Sebastes umbrosus isolate fSebUmb1 chromosome 14, fSebUmb1.pri, whole genome shotgun sequence:
GCTTCTTGTAGTCGATGCGAACGCTCACCGGCCCGCTCTTGCCGTGGTAGGACAACGTGAAGAAGACGTCCTTCTGGCGACTGTCGCGGATGAGGTAGCTGCCAAGCGGCGCGTCCCGCAGCATGCGGTGGGCGTCCTCCACTCCCAGGGGGCCCCAGTAGAAGGCGCTGCGCTCGAGCTTGGCAGCGGTGTCGGTGATGATCTTGCAGTCCTCCTTGCAGGTGAATGTGGGGAAGTGGGTGAGGTACACGGAGGGGACGGCCAGCAACCTCGGGTTTGGATCCGGAGCCGCGCGACGCTGGAGCTGCTCCGACTCGGTGCGGTGAGGGCTGAGAGCGAGCGGGGCCTCCTGGGATGAgagtgatgatgaggaggacaaggaagatgatgatgaggatgaggatgaggatgacgaAGATGAGCTTGACGACTGGGTCTTGTCATGGCCTTCCACTGTGCTGTCGGCTACCATCCTACAGGGGAGAGCGGCCCCAGACCCTCTCCCATCTCTGACCACCACACTGACATCCTGAAAGACGAGACAAGAAAGAAACCGTTATTATCAAACAATATAAAGCAAATTATTACAGCAACTAAAGTTATTTACATCTTCCTGACAGAACGTATATAAAGACAGGGGCAGTGAAAATcatcattcacaaaaacaacacaatgccTATGTAAGGTCCTGATGCTTTAAAAGGAGAAAGacttccatgtgtgtgtgtggggaggggggCTATGAACAAGTCAGTGACTGTCTCTAAGTGTTGGTTAGAAATACATTCAAGTTTCCATGGAGCCAGGACTGTGTTTGATATGACTGGAATCTGCGGTTAGGCCAAAATACAGTAAGCTCTGATGTCAGAcattactgtacacacacacacatagtttaTGGGGCTTACAGTagatagggctgtgtattggcaagaatctggcaatacgatacgtatcatgatacaggggttacaattcaatatattgcgatacggTAAGTAAGGTGATATATCGcgatttttaaatctaattttaaacTGTCAGTTTATACtgacagttttcttaaaattagatttaaaaatactttatagaacacaccaccatatttataaaatctgatttaaaaaataaaccttttttaAGCAATCAGAACAGATCTGCAATTGCATTTATCAGTtactgtaacatccaacatcatagcagtACTTCGAAAGGCCACATAGACCAAGAGGGCGCacctctttgcaaatgaaataaagtattgactgagttaatctttgcatgtaaactattaattaaaaatcaatacagtgtttttaagaatcagtcaaatcacaaaacatatcgcgatattccattttttcttacactccatattttttttctttatcactTCTGCCTCAATGACTGAAATACCAGGTTTAAATCCAACGTTTTCAAgctaatgataaataaaaaaaaataaaaactgaaggGTTTACCTTGCGGACTGAAAGTAGTTTTTGTTCTACATGAGTTTTCCAGGACATAAATGGTTTGAA
This window harbors:
- the socs1a gene encoding suppressor of cytokine signaling 1a, translating into MVADSTVEGHDKTQSSSSSSSSSSSSSSSSSLSSSSSLSSQEAPLALSPHRTESEQLQRRAAPDPNPRLLAVPSVYLTHFPTFTCKEDCKIITDTAAKLERSAFYWGPLGVEDAHRMLRDAPLGSYLIRDSRQKDVFFTLSYHGKSGPVSVRIDYKKQKFSLAGNERCFLTLFALLEHYSNSPKKSLSIPYRKWEPTLQELCRTRIMGLCGGASRVPELPLTHVVQDFLLEFPYKL